The following proteins come from a genomic window of Paramicrobacterium humi:
- a CDS encoding cell wall-binding repeat-containing protein — MKFRSLVIALAAALAILGGSTQAPAASASALTASDILAKLAVSPEKGSEQYDRARFTHWIDADGNGCDTRREVLIAESTTTVSVGAGCALTGGSWTSPYDGATWTDPAMLEIDHLVPLQEAWTSGASGWNDQQRKDLANDLDFAGSLIAVTGSVNSSKGSRDPAEWLPPLEQARCAYATNWVLVKLRWGLSIDSREKAALSSVFQGACGSAPVEAPSVKVLAPTSFKPISGVQRLAGNDRFATALAISKQYASGVPVVYVTTGLSFPDALSAAPAAAAQGGPLLLVSPRSMPAVVKAEIKRLKPKRIVVVGGTAAVSSSVYSQLRSLAPSIRRDGGADRYATSRIVTERAFAKTKTAFIATGAAFPDALSASAAAGAQSAPVILVNGSSRSLDTATRSLMKKLNVSSATIAGGTGALSSALAASIGSYYSTTRLSGTDRYATSAAINGKKFSQAQRVFFAVGTNFADALAGAAFAGHVGSPLYVVPATCIPAAVSTQVKNWGTTGFTLLGGSAVLGSGVAKRTVCATSKPPAAKPKPPAPTPKPKPSPSKPGNPGDTKNCSDFKTQREAQKWFDTYYPHYGDIARLDRDNDRRVCETLP, encoded by the coding sequence ATGAAATTCCGTTCTCTCGTCATTGCTCTCGCTGCCGCATTGGCCATCCTGGGCGGATCAACGCAAGCGCCTGCGGCCTCGGCTTCCGCCTTAACAGCGAGTGACATTCTCGCCAAATTGGCGGTCTCACCCGAGAAGGGATCGGAGCAGTATGACAGGGCTCGTTTTACACATTGGATCGATGCCGACGGCAACGGATGCGACACTCGACGGGAAGTCTTGATCGCGGAGTCAACGACCACCGTGAGTGTCGGGGCCGGTTGCGCCCTGACGGGCGGCTCATGGACATCTCCGTACGACGGAGCAACATGGACTGATCCGGCGATGTTAGAGATTGACCATCTCGTGCCACTTCAAGAAGCGTGGACTTCAGGAGCGAGCGGGTGGAATGATCAGCAGCGTAAGGATTTGGCGAACGACCTCGACTTCGCCGGCTCCCTCATCGCAGTTACCGGCAGCGTGAATTCTTCAAAAGGTTCGAGGGACCCAGCGGAATGGCTCCCGCCGCTTGAACAGGCTCGCTGCGCGTATGCCACCAATTGGGTGCTCGTGAAATTGCGATGGGGACTGAGCATCGACTCCCGTGAGAAGGCCGCGCTTTCGTCAGTGTTCCAGGGCGCGTGCGGCTCAGCACCGGTCGAGGCACCGTCGGTTAAGGTCCTTGCTCCGACGTCGTTCAAACCTATTTCTGGTGTCCAGCGACTAGCCGGCAATGACCGCTTCGCCACCGCCTTGGCAATTTCGAAGCAGTATGCCTCCGGCGTTCCTGTCGTATACGTCACAACCGGCTTAAGCTTTCCAGACGCGCTCAGCGCTGCACCGGCGGCCGCTGCACAGGGGGGACCATTGCTTCTCGTAAGCCCGAGGTCCATGCCGGCGGTTGTCAAGGCCGAGATCAAGCGGCTCAAGCCTAAGCGCATCGTTGTCGTCGGTGGAACCGCAGCGGTGTCGAGCAGCGTCTACTCGCAACTGCGATCGCTCGCCCCATCGATACGGAGAGACGGCGGCGCTGATCGCTATGCAACGAGCAGAATCGTAACCGAGCGTGCTTTCGCTAAGACCAAGACAGCTTTCATCGCTACAGGTGCTGCGTTTCCCGACGCGTTGAGTGCTTCAGCAGCGGCTGGAGCGCAATCCGCGCCAGTAATCCTGGTCAATGGCTCGTCCCGGTCACTCGACACAGCCACTCGTTCACTCATGAAGAAGCTCAATGTGAGCTCTGCGACAATTGCCGGCGGCACGGGCGCCCTCTCGTCCGCACTAGCCGCATCGATAGGCTCGTATTACTCGACCACGCGGCTCTCCGGCACCGACCGTTATGCGACGTCGGCCGCGATCAACGGAAAGAAGTTCTCTCAGGCTCAGCGAGTCTTCTTCGCTGTTGGAACAAATTTCGCTGATGCGCTAGCCGGTGCCGCCTTCGCAGGGCACGTTGGGTCACCGTTGTACGTGGTTCCCGCGACCTGCATACCAGCCGCCGTATCGACTCAGGTCAAGAACTGGGGAACCACAGGCTTCACACTCCTTGGCGGAAGTGCTGTGCTCGGCAGTGGCGTTGCCAAGCGCACGGTATGTGCCACATCGAAACCGCCGGCAGCAAAGCCGAAACCACCCGCGCCGACACCAAAGCCGAAACCATCTCCGAGCAAGCCGGGAAACCCCGGCGATACGAAGAATTGCTCAGACTTCAAGACTCAACGCGAGGCGCAGAAGTGGTTTGACACGTACTACCCGCACTATGGAGACATCGCGAGACTCGATCGCGACAACGACCGCCGAGTCTGCGAGACGCTACCCTAG
- a CDS encoding glycosyltransferase, translating into MRVLVVTTWYPSDGAPTTGTFVEHDVQLLALDHEVTVLHLAPPHEVPEPMSETRNGIRVRRFPMAPSHPTHVARASRVAARLLVDADVVHTMALSTLLPFALLRVRVPWVHTEHWSGILAPETVPFAMRKTLPFTLRLLARPDVVVAVSELLAGRIRRVRRKPTVVIPNHVAIAERRDTRPSRANEVKLVSVGRVTEAKGARLARDTVTELRRRGVAASLRWIGDGPLRDKLAESGEHEHVTFVGSLSHDAALDEFGDADVFILPTASETFGVAIAEALVAGLPVVVGGHGAQREFVSEPDGVLVTERTSAAYADGVQRVLELNASRSADEIGAHARARFSMASRRSAYAAAYARACGSAVIVPEGEDPAVDVIIPVHTPKRPIRRAAESVFNGTRANVRLTVVCHNTSVEQIANALGERAADPRVRLVEYRDGIPSPTGPFNHGLDLATGLYSSVMGSDDELEPGAIDSWLASAAESSADIIVPRVRYSSGGYVPTPPVRPFRRRNLRLVGDRLSYRSAPLGLVSRTMFSDLRFDATVETGEDVAYVTRLWTSGGTVAYDRSGPAYVIHDDAGDRTSVAARPLEKDLAFIPLLLGAPWFAALPRSMRRAAATKLFRINVIGAIYKRRDGAWDRDDRIALSRIVRELREAVPGSEEPLSRIDRRVLDAAADPDADDRVLNHGAEQRMRRLHPASVLTRRPSKLFHREAPMRMGFATVLQLIRLG; encoded by the coding sequence GTGCGAGTTCTCGTAGTCACCACCTGGTACCCCAGCGACGGCGCGCCCACCACGGGAACTTTCGTCGAGCACGATGTGCAGTTGCTCGCGCTCGACCACGAGGTCACCGTTCTCCACCTGGCTCCGCCGCACGAGGTGCCGGAGCCGATGAGCGAGACGCGCAACGGTATCCGGGTCCGGCGTTTTCCTATGGCTCCGTCGCACCCAACTCACGTCGCGCGCGCCTCACGCGTCGCCGCTCGGCTTCTCGTTGACGCGGATGTCGTGCACACGATGGCCTTGTCAACACTCCTGCCGTTCGCACTTCTTCGCGTGCGTGTTCCGTGGGTGCACACGGAGCACTGGTCGGGGATTCTGGCCCCGGAAACTGTGCCGTTCGCCATGCGGAAGACTCTTCCCTTCACTCTGCGGCTGCTCGCCCGCCCGGACGTGGTGGTGGCGGTGAGTGAACTCCTGGCCGGCCGAATCCGTCGCGTACGTCGCAAGCCGACCGTCGTCATCCCCAACCACGTCGCTATCGCTGAGCGCCGCGACACTCGCCCCAGTCGGGCCAACGAGGTGAAACTCGTTTCGGTCGGTCGCGTCACCGAGGCGAAGGGCGCTCGCCTCGCGCGGGACACAGTCACTGAGCTGCGACGCCGAGGCGTCGCCGCGTCTCTCCGGTGGATCGGCGATGGGCCACTCCGCGACAAACTCGCGGAGTCGGGCGAGCACGAACATGTCACCTTTGTCGGTTCGCTGAGCCATGACGCCGCCCTCGATGAATTCGGTGACGCCGACGTCTTCATTCTCCCGACCGCGTCCGAAACCTTCGGCGTCGCCATTGCCGAAGCCCTCGTCGCAGGCTTGCCCGTCGTCGTCGGCGGCCATGGAGCACAGAGGGAATTTGTCTCAGAGCCCGATGGCGTACTGGTCACCGAACGCACATCTGCAGCGTATGCGGACGGAGTACAGCGCGTGCTCGAGCTCAACGCGAGCCGATCGGCAGATGAGATCGGCGCACACGCTCGCGCGCGCTTTTCCATGGCATCGCGGCGCAGCGCATACGCCGCGGCCTATGCTCGGGCCTGCGGCAGTGCAGTCATCGTCCCTGAGGGTGAGGACCCGGCGGTCGACGTCATCATTCCTGTGCACACACCGAAACGGCCGATTCGACGTGCCGCCGAATCGGTGTTCAACGGTACGCGAGCGAACGTTCGGCTGACGGTCGTGTGTCACAACACGTCGGTCGAGCAGATCGCCAACGCGCTCGGAGAGCGTGCAGCCGATCCCCGTGTGAGGCTGGTCGAGTATCGGGACGGTATACCAAGTCCTACAGGCCCGTTTAATCACGGCCTCGATCTCGCAACCGGCCTCTACTCGTCCGTCATGGGCTCCGATGACGAACTCGAGCCGGGGGCAATCGACTCTTGGCTCGCGTCCGCAGCAGAGAGCAGCGCCGATATCATCGTTCCTCGCGTGCGCTATTCAAGCGGTGGCTACGTGCCGACGCCCCCCGTGCGACCATTCCGCCGCAGGAATCTGCGACTCGTGGGAGACAGGCTTTCCTACCGAAGCGCGCCTCTGGGCCTGGTGTCCCGGACGATGTTCAGCGATCTACGGTTTGATGCGACGGTGGAAACGGGCGAGGACGTTGCCTACGTCACCCGGCTTTGGACGTCGGGAGGTACCGTCGCATACGACCGTAGTGGACCCGCTTATGTGATCCACGACGACGCGGGCGACCGGACGTCTGTTGCGGCTCGCCCGCTGGAGAAGGACCTCGCCTTCATCCCGCTGCTTCTGGGGGCTCCATGGTTTGCAGCCTTGCCGCGGAGCATGCGGCGAGCTGCAGCTACGAAGCTGTTCCGCATCAACGTGATCGGCGCCATATACAAACGGCGCGACGGGGCATGGGACCGCGACGATCGCATTGCGCTCTCGCGAATTGTAAGAGAGCTTCGAGAAGCGGTGCCAGGTTCGGAAGAACCTCTCTCGCGGATCGATCGCCGCGTCCTCGATGCAGCCGCTGACCCTGATGCAGACGATAGGGTTCTCAACCACGGAGCGGAGCAGCGGATGCGCCGACTACACCCTGCCTCCGTGCTCACGCGACGACCCTCAAAGCTGTTTCACCGGGAGGCGCCGATGCGAATGGGCTTCGCGACGGTGCTGCAGCTGATCCGGCTAGGGTAG
- the wecB gene encoding non-hydrolyzing UDP-N-acetylglucosamine 2-epimerase, producing the protein MKIISVVGARPQFVKLAPIAKAAASVPDIEHVIVHTGQHYDPMLSDVFFSDLGIPDPDVHLGIGSGSHGVQTGSMLGALDAVLTEHQPDWVLVYGDTNSTLAAALSAVKLHFPVAHLEAGLRSFNRRMPEEHNRVLTDHAADLLLPPTDEALRHLRDEGLGERSIVVGDVMTDVLYQVRDSVSGVPSPLVAELGLNPGEFSVATIHRAENTDSPERLARIVDALAGLDRPVVLLAHPRLVAKASEHGLRLDGGSLISHAPLAYPDLIASVRDSAGVVTDSGGLQKEAFLLRVPCTTVRTETEWIETIELGWNTLANTRDEIQDAATRERPSETDASPYGDGHAAERVVALLRERV; encoded by the coding sequence GTGAAGATCATTAGCGTCGTCGGCGCTCGTCCGCAGTTCGTGAAGCTTGCTCCGATCGCCAAGGCGGCGGCATCCGTTCCCGATATCGAGCACGTGATCGTCCACACGGGGCAGCACTACGATCCGATGCTCTCGGACGTCTTCTTCAGCGACCTTGGCATACCGGACCCGGATGTCCATCTCGGTATTGGCTCCGGCAGCCACGGCGTGCAAACAGGCTCAATGCTCGGGGCCCTTGATGCTGTCTTGACCGAGCATCAGCCCGACTGGGTTCTCGTGTACGGAGACACGAACTCAACACTCGCGGCCGCCCTGAGCGCGGTCAAGCTTCATTTCCCGGTCGCTCACCTCGAAGCCGGGCTCCGTTCTTTCAACCGGCGAATGCCCGAAGAGCACAATCGGGTGCTCACCGATCACGCCGCTGATCTTCTGCTGCCGCCGACAGACGAAGCGCTGAGGCACCTCCGTGACGAAGGGCTCGGCGAGCGCAGTATCGTCGTCGGCGACGTCATGACCGATGTCCTCTATCAGGTGCGTGACTCCGTATCCGGTGTTCCTTCGCCTCTTGTCGCGGAACTTGGTCTCAACCCTGGAGAGTTCAGCGTCGCCACGATCCACCGCGCGGAGAACACAGACTCCCCCGAACGGCTCGCCCGCATCGTGGACGCCCTAGCCGGCCTCGACCGGCCGGTGGTACTTCTCGCCCATCCGCGCCTGGTCGCGAAGGCAAGTGAGCACGGCTTGCGCCTCGACGGAGGCTCGCTCATCTCACATGCCCCGCTCGCGTATCCTGACCTGATCGCATCCGTTCGTGACAGCGCCGGTGTAGTCACGGACTCTGGCGGTTTGCAGAAGGAGGCGTTCCTTCTGCGCGTACCGTGCACGACAGTTCGGACAGAGACCGAGTGGATCGAGACCATCGAACTCGGCTGGAACACGCTCGCGAACACGCGCGACGAGATTCAGGATGCCGCAACACGAGAGCGCCCGTCCGAGACGGACGCCTCGCCCTACGGCGACGGCCATGCCGCTGAACGCGTGGTCGCGCTCCTCCGCGAACGCGTCTAA